From Carya illinoinensis cultivar Pawnee chromosome 5, C.illinoinensisPawnee_v1, whole genome shotgun sequence, one genomic window encodes:
- the LOC122310954 gene encoding fructose-bisphosphate aldolase 3, chloroplastic: MACASFAKLNAASSQWIGGQQSFSQRNRLSTPRVSVTIRAKAYTDELVQTAKSIASPGRGILAIDESNATCGKRLASIGLDNTEANRQAYRQLLLTTPGLGEYISGAILFEETLYQSTTDGKKFVDCLRDEKIVPGIKVDKGLVPLPGSNNESWCQGLDGLASRSAEYYKQGARFAKWRTVVSIPCGPSALAVKEAAWGLARYAAISQDNGLVPIVEPEILLDGEHPIERTLEVAEKVWSEVFYYLAENNVVFEGILLKPSMVTPGAEHKQKASPETIARYTLTMLKRRVPPAVPGIMFLSGGQSEAEATLNLNAMNQSPNPWHVSFSYARALQNTVLKTWQGHPENIEAAQKALLVRAKANSLAQLGKYSAEGESEEARKGMFVKGYTY, translated from the exons ATGGCCTGCGCTAGCTTCGCCAAGCTGAATGCGGCTTCGTCTCAGTGGATCGGTGGACAGCAGTCCTTCTCCCAGCGCAACCGATTGTCCACTCCCCGGGTCTCCGTCACGATCCGCGCCAAGGCGTACACCGACGAACTCGTCCAAACTGCC AAATCAATTGCTTCTCCTGGTCGTGGGATCCTTGCCATTGATGAATCCAATGCAACCTGTGGGAAAAGGCTGGCATCTATTGGCTTGGATAATACTGAGGCCAACCGACAGGCATACAGACAGCTTTTGCTGACCACTCCTGGCCTGGGTGAATACATTTCTGGGGCCATTCTTTTTGAGGAAACATTGTACCAGTCAACTACAGATGGGAAGAAATTTGTGGACTGCTTGCGTGATGAGAAAATTGTTCCTGGCATTAAAGTTGATAAG GGTTTGGTTCCCCTGCCAGGATCAAACAATGAGTCTTGGTGCCAAGGCTTAGATGGACTGGCTTCTAGATCCGCGGAATATTACAAGCAAGGTGCTCGTTTTGCCAAGTG GCGGACAGTTGTTAGCATTCCTTGTGGCCCTTCTGCTCTAGCTGTTAAGGAAGCTGCATGGGGCCTTGCACGTTATGCTGCCATTTCTCAG GACAATGGCCTTGTGCCAATTGTGGAACCTGAGATTCTTCTTGATGGAGAGCACCCAATTGAAAGGACACTCGAAGTGGCAGAAAAGGTCTGGTCGGAAGTCTTCTACTACTTGGCTGAAAATAATGTAGTGTTTGAGGGAATCCTACTTAAGCCCAGCATGGTTACCCCGGGTGCTGAACACAAGCAGAAGGCTTCTCCAGAGACCATTGCCAGATATACACTTACAATGCTTAAAAGGAGAGTTCCTCCAGCAGTTCCAGGAATCATG TTTTTGTCGGGAGGACAATCTGAAGCGGAAGCGACCCTGAACCTGAATGCAATGAACCAAAGCCCCAACCCATGGCACGTTTCCTTCTCATATGCTCGTGCATTGCAGAACACTGTGCTTAAGACATGGCAAGGACATCCTGAGAACATCGAAGCAGCTCAGAAAGCACTTTTGGTGCGTGCAAAGGCAAACTCCCTGGCTCAGCTCGGAAAATACTCTGCTGAGGGTGAAAGTGAGGAAGCCAGGAAAGGAATGTTTGTCAAGGGCTACACCTACTGA